The Aspergillus nidulans FGSC A4 chromosome VIII genome contains the following window.
GCTggacagagaaagaagcgagTCCAATCCAGGGGCTCTCAGCATCGCCCAAGCCCCTGGGGATATGCTTCAAGTACCTGATCTTGCACCTCCGGAAGCCGCTCATACAAACCAGTATCAAGTGCCTGGAGAGAAGGATACTGGAAGGCGATCACGACCGCGCGCGAGAAcccatggtgatgatgaaattACAGAAGGCATGAAGAATGCCAGCCTTGCACCAAATCATGCCCAAGCCTCCCACAGCCCTGCCGCATCTCAACCAGACACTCCAgccaaaaaagaaagcactgctgctggtcttttgAGACGCTTTAGCACGCGAAGAACGAAGGACCGCAGCCGTGACCGCGAACGGTCAAGACTGGCGAGCCCTCATCAGCCGTCGCTCAATGTGCAGCCGCCAGCCGATTCTGCTTCCCCACTTTCAAGAGGGTTCAGCATGCGGAAAAACCGCCGTACAGAACCGTCAGCGACCGCGATTCCGTCAACGGGTAGTCAGccccaacatcaagatcTCCTTAAGACTCCTGGATCGGTAGAGCCGGCCTCGCGATCCAACAAGTACTTGGAGAGGTCAATCAGTGTCAGCTCAGGAGAACCCCGGCATCGGCGGTCCCGTCGAACTGAAGGCGATTCTGGGAGCCAGCCGCCGCAAACCAGCGGCTCAGAATACTCGGCCGTGCCAAAGGACTCAACAGCTGGGCGCGAACAGAAGATAGCACCGCGTACGCACGCTAGCCGGACAATGTCTCTTGGCCACGCTCGGCGTGAAAGCATACAGGCCCGTAGGGCTCGACGGGACGCTGCAAGAGAGGCAAATGTCCCTGAAGAGACGGACGGAGAAATTTCTGGACCCGGGGCTGCATTGGAGAGTGCAAATGAAGAGGACCTGTCCAAACCAGTCTATCTAAAAGGCCTATTTAGTGTTTctaccaccagcagcaagccaCTTGCCTTTATTAGGGCCGATATCATCCGGGTTCTGAAACAGCTTGCTGTTGACTATGTTGAAATCAAAGGCGGCTTCAGCTGCCGTCATGCGCCCAGCATTGAGTTGGACAAGGTTGTTGATAATGGACCTCCAAGTCCCGAGcgacagggtcaagtctccaATCACCGTCGCCGGATCAGCTTGGGTGGCCTTTTGAACCATGACGATGGCCGCGAGGAGCTCGCTCGAACCACAACTCGCCGCCGTCACCGGGCGCCAGATCGTAGCTTTGTTTCCAATTCTGAAGTATCAGATGAATACCTTGAAACCCGCGATACCACAGTGACGAGTGGGGAGCGTGTCGTTGGGGAGACGACCACCCGAGTGCAGAGTGATACAGGCGGGAACCTAGTCCTCCGATTCGAGATCCTCATTGTCAAAGTGCCGCTTTTCTCGCTCCACGGTATTCAATTCAAGAAGGTGTCAGGAGGCATGTGGCAATACCGAGAGATGGCGAAAAAGATTTTGGATGCTCTGCGACTCTAATGTCTCAATAAGGGCATGTGCATCAGACATGGCGTTTTCATCTAATGTACAAGCCGGTTGACACGACTGTTATACGTGAGCATGATACTTTTAATTCTCTTATTATCCTCTTCTTAGTTGGGTCCCTTTGCTTCAAGTGGCTTGAATGTAACTAGGCAAGTGTCAGTCTGCATCCTTATTGAGCTGAAGTATCATTTCTTCGGTCCTCTCAGCCACGCCTGATCCTTCAGCATCTATCATGTGACCGTGACCTGTCTTGTACAATTTACCTTCGCCTAGTAGGCTCTAGCTGCTTATTTTGTTATTTCATTGACCTCCAGTGTTTCTTTTTAGCTTATAGACCACCAGCCCTTTTTACCCAAGAAATTGACTGATGAATTTGTGACAATGTTTGACTAAATGGGCCACAAGAAGGCGGTGTGCTGCTTAGTCAATTATTAGTCAGCATGCGGATATCATAAACCTAATTTCAACCCAACATACTCAAACTTCAAAACAGGATTACCCAACGCCtatgatatatatatagttcaAAATTGCTGCACTGTCTTCGTGAGATTTTTCTCTATAAGAGGGTATAATTATTACTCAGAAATCAAAAGTTTTAACTAGGAATGTGGTGCCTATTTCTTTCATTTTTCCAGGTTCCCTATGTTCGTAAAATAACGGGCGGTTTCTAGGTGGTTCAAACTTCCAATCAGCCCGCTTCATTCTATTTAAGCAAACTGTTGCTCTGACTTGAGGGCTTCTGAATTGACATAGTATTCGCCAAGATTTttttgaatttttttttacagATTTAATGTCAGTCGTCAATATTACATATCAATTAATCAATGCCAGGAAAATGAGTCTCTAATTTCTTAGATATTAATCATATTGAATAGTAGTGAAACCATGTGACAACACTTGATTAAAACCTGAAGATCCACTAACCCAATGCAGTCTAGTTAACAATGAATTGAACCACATGAGTCCTGACAAAAAAAACACCAGAAACCGAGCTCTGTTGTGATGTCTGGCTTTCCCAAGCTCGTGATCTCCAGATTTCGATTCGCCGACCCCCTCTATCTCTCTTGCACTTGGCTCTCCTATTTACTTTTTGGCGTCCCACTATCAAGCTTATGGCAACTGACATGCTGGTTGACCTCACGATAGACTCTGATCCAGAGGAGCAACCCCGGGTAAGTCACGTTAACTTAGCTTGGAGTTAGTTTCGCGTCTTCCTTTTATCTCTGAATACCACAATAACCAAGAACTTATCGGTTTATCGTGCTCCCTGGACGATGGGTCAGTGCTGACCGTTTTCAGATTCCTAACCCTCTTATCAAAAGTCTTGGGCGGCAGACACTTGCACACCGCActctttctccctctcctcaCACCAAGAACTCTACAATTCCTTTCAAGAGAAAGTCAGATGCAGACTCCGCCGAGTCCGGCTCAGAGTCTTCATACGCAAGTGCAGTTGCGTACCCTCAAAAAGCAAAGACCAGAACCACCAATGTTTCCTCTCGAAACCCAGTTGGCCATGATAGCCTGTCCGGGCCCTTTAAGAGAGTTGGTGCCGGCCCTGGTACTGGTGCTGCGCGTCAGGCACGCCAAATCCCAGCATCAGCTCCATCTCTAGCTTCAAGTTCAGGCACAGACTCAGCCGCAGGCCATTATGCCCCAAGCCCAGCGCCGGAGACCCTGAGAGTAGTCattccatctccatcagtACAGCTAAAGAAAGAGATTGATTCTGCCGAGCGGCTCCCGGATGCAGAAGTCAAGACTCCCGAGATTACGGGTATGTCGGAGAAATACTACCCAACAGATGCTCTTGAAAGGCGCGCAATGAGGGGTGCATATCCAGCTGCTAGGAAAACCAATCGCGCTGGTGTCCCTTTAGTCATTGGCACACCAGGCCCCTTTTTAACTGAGAAGAATAGACGCCCCGTGATAGACTTGCTCTGCAAGAATCTCCAGAAGAAACTAGCCTCCATCAAAGGTCCAGCAGTGACTGTGGCCAAAGCGGACGAGAAGCGTCTCGCCAAAGCTACCACAGGCTTCGAGTTCATCAACGAGTACAAGCTCCGAGAGGGCGTAGCACCTATCAGCAAGGAATTCCAATCCGGCTGTAGCTGCGAGACTATCTGCCTACCAGATAGATGCCAGTGTCTTGCACAAGAAGAGGACTCGGAAGAACGTATCATTGCATACAAGCGTGCCCGAGACAATCCGCGCTTCATGGTCCTTCGGCCTGAGTTCATGAAGCGCACATCCATGATCTTCGAATGCAATTCTCTGTGCGGGTGTGAGGAGAAATGCTGGAATCGCGTCGTCCAGTTGGGACGCACTATCCGCCTGGAGATTTTCCACACTGGAGCGCGTGGCTTTGGTATGCACCCTGCTATTGCAAAATTGGACCAAAAAAGGACTGATCTACTAACCAAGCAAACAGGCCTCCGTTCGCTTGATACCATCCGCGCTGGCCAATTCATAGATCTATATCTTGGTGAAGTAATCACAACCTCCAAGGCCGACCAGCGCGAAAAAATCGCCAACACGCGTAACGCCCCTTCCTATCTCTTTAGTCTCGACTTCCTTGTTGATGACGAAAGCAGTTACGTTGTTGACGGGGCGAACTATGGTGCCGCCACCCGCTTCATCAACCACTCCTGCAACCCCAACTGCCGTATGTTTCCCGTCTCCCGTACCCACGGCGATGACTACCTTTATGATTTGGCGTTCTTCGCATTAAGAGAAATCAAACCCGGCACAGAATTGACCTTCGACTATAACCCCGGAATGGAGAGGGTTGATAAGCTGGATCCGAATGCGGTGCCTTGTCTTTGCGGCGAGCCAAATTGTCGCGGGCAGCTGTGGGCTactgagaggaagaaagcaaggTAGAtttctcttctgtctctgATATTACCTATGCCTTTGTCTTCATTTTCACAATCTGCTCTTGACATCTCCCGTCTTTCTCCGGAGTTTAGtatcctcttcaccatctgGCGGTGTTTTGGATTTGAAGTCGGGTTTTCGCATTGCATTGCGTCGTGAGGTTCTATCCTATTGCATTCTCAGGTTAAGGGAGTCCTGCTACTTAGTCGACTTCAGCGTTCAAGTTTGACTTATCTTCTTTTTTGCCATGATACTGGACAAGATCAGACCAGATCATATATGGCTAGCCGGTGTTATTACTCTGTTGGTGCCTTTTGTTCCGTTTAGTTCGAGATACCCTCAGCGTCTTTTCTATATTGCCTCCCCTTTATCTCTCTTCCCAGCGCTTTTCTTTCGTTCGTTCGCGGTGCAGCCTTGGGCTTTGCTTAGCCCTCCCCCACGCTAGCTTTATCTTGTCTTGTTCATACCTTCTTTTAAATTTTAACTAAAGTCACCACACTACGCCCTTCGTGGACACTCTTTCACATCTCATTCTGGTGTTTCAAGATCTAGGCATTGAACATCTGTATGCTGCTTGTTTTTCCCTGGGCTTTATGTTTTCGTCATCTACCCAAGGAACGGGATGGGGCATGGATGATCCATGGATCAAAAACCGACCTTACTTGCATAGCTGGGTAATGGTTTGGAAATCGTACCTAATGAGAACGCCCTTAACAATTTGAATAAACTGATTAATCGCCGCTATGATACGGCTGCAGCGCTTTTTCATCATCGAATTCAGCTGATTAATTCAAcggcaggagaagattgTGCTCATAACCATGTATACAATTAaaaacaagacagcaaccTAGCGATTGATACCTAAGCTATCTAAGAAATATAAACCAATTCCAAAAGGATGAAAAACCTGGAGTAACCTCTAGTACTCAATCATTGACCGTACTCCTCGTAACTCCCGCATATTGATAAACTTTCCCTGGTTTCAAGCACAGAAAACATCCGAAGTCAAACAAGGTTGAAAAATTGAGCACCAACACCTATACATCGGCGACAAACCATAAGCAAGGTGTTCGTAATCGGACCAAAGCAGTAGACTACCCTCTCCCTTCCATCGTCTCGAATATTCCGCTCATCACAAACCGGGGTTGCGAGTGCGAGATCAACCCGTCCATCTGCACCGAGACATCTTCCTGAGCTCGGGTAACCTTATCAACACCATGTCCGCCATCGTTTCCAACACCAGCATTACTAGTAGGAGACTGGATCGGGAGCCGGGCCTGTGTGACGGTAGGCAGCGACTGTGGCTGTACTACACCACGGGGGCTGACTCCGATGGGACTGACAGGATCAAGATCCACGGGACGCGGTTCTAGGAGCTCTAGGCCCTGTCGCTCGATTGCATCGATCGACGCCCGAGAAtgttcttgctgaagaagtatATCGATGTTAGaggggcggcggcggagtgTTATGGTCGTTCCTGTACTTGTTTCGGATCCCGCACCGGCGTGACTGTGGCCGATGTTCAGTTTATCGGAAATCAAGTGGGGTTTGCGAATATGTTGAGGTTGGACTGCCGATAGTGATGGTGAATTTGGTGATGAGGAAAACGTGTAGCTGGTACTTGTAATCGCGGTCGTGGAGCTTAGTAGGCTGGTCGGAGACGATGGTGAGCTTGGTGAGTAGTATTCATTATCGTTGGTGTTATGATTGTTCGTATTCACTTGAGTATGCGGCTGGAAGGAAGTGTATACGAGCGAGAGGCTCGGTGTCGAAGGTTGATTTGGACGCATCTCAATATAGAAGAAATGAACCTGGTGCTGGTAGCACCGCGCGTTGTTTAATTGTTTTGTCTGCGTGGTTAAACTTGAACGAGTTGGGTTGTGCCTCTAGTAGATAGATCACAATATATGTTGCTCAGCTCGTAATCCTCGTATCGCAGTCGCTCAAAGATCGATGCCCCGCATAGACTGGAGTTTTGTGCCGACTTCACGTTCCAGCTAAGAGGGGAAGAACTCCAGACAACAAACGATATGCAGGAAAGGTCAGAAGGATGGTTGTTGTGAAACTCGGAGTATAAAGTCGACGCGGGTTGAAACAAGGAGCCGTGTCTGTCAGATTAGCAAGGATCAAGACCAACGCTTCGAGGAGGCGACCAACGTAGCAGATTGAAGGATCGAAAAGACAGGCTGGTAACGAGTGAATGAGCGAGTGTAAGACTATTTAAGATCGCCCAGTTGATGGACAAGGGTTGCGAAGGCACGGATTAGGTGTCCATGACAGGCTCGATTTTCGGCAAGGCACGCTCAATCTAGTAGAAGGTAGTTTCGCGCCAGGGAGCAAGTAGGAAAACGAGATTTTATGACATGATGGGAGATGTCATTTGCTCCTTCGAGAATGCAAGCTGGTAGTTTATGAAAACAGCGACGGAGTAGAGATCGAGAAGAGAAattggaggttgagaagaagacgaagacgggtTGCGGATTGGGATCAGCTTCCGCATACGGTGCTCTGCTCCCACCTTCTAAGGTTCAAAGTTACCTACCAATGATAGAAGCAAGGGGTGACAAGAGAAGAAACATGGAACTTAGCAAAAGATAAACAAACTAGGTTGTCTAGATAGGACTCCAGCACGCCATTGCTATGCATCCAAGGCAAAATATTCACAAACAACTTGAAGTCTCAATGTGAAAAAATAAACAAAATCAAGAACATCAGGTATTTAGGCCAACCATAGTCTAAAGTACATAGAAAGCCGTATAGAGTATAAGAGCATCAAGTTCACGAGCATCAGTAGTCGAGAGTTCGTCGTATCATCGCTCGTTTCGTCTCACTTCAGCGGCGCTTTATTTATGTCTCGTCCCTTGGTCGTTCCCTTGGTCGTCGCTGCGTGAAACTGCGACGGATACTCTCACCCCACGCAGAATCGCCTAGTGACTGCATCACATCTTGCACTGCCATCGCGCTGTGGTGGCGCGAGTGCTCAGAGGTCGCCGACGCTCCTTCTGAGAAACTTGGCGGATCATATGAACTGGTTGTGTGCGCTCGTTCGCGGCCGGGTGACAGGGAGATACTAATGTTGGACCATTCCGACGGCGAGCTGGCTTCAGAATTCATTCGATCTCCGACATTTGTGTTGATCCGAGGAAGCTGCGACGgtccagcttctccacgGCCCGTCGATGTGGGCGAAAGCATCGATGGTTCCGCCCCGCTGCTGCGCGCCGACCCCAGTGGGCCGTCCTGGGACTGTTGGTCTTCCTGCAGTTCGTCATCCACATAGATTTCGGGGACGTTGAACTGAGGCACGAAAGTCATCCTAGCAGATCTCTTGTGCTCGATCTTTCTTCGGAACTCTCGAGTCGCTGTGAGTGTTTTGAAGAAGCCGATTACTGTGTTGCGACGGACTGCTTCCTCCACACGCTGTAACTTCGCCCGGCGTCGTAGGAACTCTTCGAGTCTGAGACTCTTGCTGTCGCTAATCACATTATAATGTGCGAGGATCATGAGACACGAGTGGAACGTAATGCCGTACCTCGGGTCCGCAGACACGAGGACTTCTTCGTAGAGCTCGTTAAGTCGCTTTCGTCGTTCCCTAACAGTATTGACAGGGATTTTGCGAATGatcttggcgagcttgtcAAGGTCAACTCCCTCAACGACTCTTCTGTGTGCCAGAAGCGAGTCGCGCTTGTCGACTCTACATTCGTCGAGGATGCGCGGGACCATGAAATCACCTTGGTATATGCGCACTTCGAATATACCCGTAAGTTCCTGCCACTCGTTAGCTTTGTATTAGTAGAACTGCTTGGCCTACGTACCCTTAACAGCCGTGGAAACTGCTCCTTGGTAATGTAGCCTGTGCCTTCTGGGTCGAATTCAGCCCATGCCTGCTTGAAACGGCGAAGTTCTTCCCGGCTGATGACATAAAGACCACTGCTTCGCTGATAGACGTAGGAGAAACTCTCGAAGATCAACGAGACAAATAGGGAAACGAAAATGTACATGCTGATGATGTTCCACGAGATAAACAATGCTCGGGCCCAGCCCTTGCTTCCGCAGTCGTTCCCGAAGAACCCATCGGTGATGGCGGTACATAGCGGTGGTTCCATCGTTGCGAAATCTTCCATGAGTTCGTTCCAGCCCTCGCCGCAACTCGTCCGGAAAAGCAGGATCAAAGCCCTTGGGATGTCTCTGAAATTGATGTTTCCGTTTTCATTTCCGCCAAACTTGGTAAGTCCAAAAGCCTGGTTCATCGCGATGGCGTAGACCAGGAACATAACAAACCAGGTCGCCAGTAGGTTTCCAATGGACGTGAAACTAGCCGCTGCAGTCTTGAAAAGTTGGTCCAGTTGGTTGTTGCGGGGGATGAGAAGTAGTGTAATAGCAACCAGGAAAAGCTTGTTCAACACCTCAATCGTCTTCCGCTGCTCATATGACGTGAAGTTCAGGATGGACGTAATGACAGTGCTGGGAACGACAAGCAAGGCATACATATCCCAGGAGCTTGTACTGAATCGGTGCCAACCCAGTCCGACCAGACGGAGGAGCACATTCGCAATGTAGACGAAGTTGAATAAGAAGAATAAGCCATCTCGAGCCAAGTTCCAAAGATAGTTCTCCGGGTAATATTCAATGACCAGCAGTATGAGGTGAAGCACAAGGACCGTGGTAACACATTTTGCCCAACGACCATGCTTTTTATAGGCCACTCGATAAGCCCACTGCTTCCAGGACGTGCTTTTCTCACTGGACCTCCGCTTGGAGGGTGAAACTTGTCTGAGCAATTTCCTCAATTCAAGCCAAGAACGCTGCTCAGCTGTCAGAAAGGCAACCCCAGTTTGCTCCGTGTAGTTGCGCATGAACACAGACGTGAACAGCGTCAGAACAAAGACGGCGCCGAGCAAGTTAAACACCACGAAAAACAGCCCATTTTCTGGTGCGGCAAAGGTTTCTGGCTGCCGTCCAAGGCCCGTTATGCTCATAACGCTGGACTGAACCGCCGTCCAGCCTTCTTGAGAGacaatctggaagagaatgaacaaCGAATTCCCGAAATTATCGAAGTCGTACCAAGGATTCGACACAGCCCGAGGGGCGAGAACGTCCCAATTAAACGGTGAGCTCATAAACTCGCCAACACAAGCGTCCAAGCTTCCCGCTATCCCGTCATCATTGCACTCCATCAATTGGCCATTGAATAATGTTACTCCATAGATTGCAAACGGAATCAGAAAACTCATCGAAACCAAGGCAGCCTGAGAGCAGTTAGTACAGGGAAAGGTGGGAAATTGGCGAAAAACTCACAGCAATAACTTTCCATCCTCCAACGATTATGACGGAGTGGAATGTATTCTTGGCGCTATCACTGAAGTTAAGCAGCCTTAGCGCTCTCAGAGCTTTGAACGCCCCGATCGCCCGAGAAACACCGCGCTCCGAACTCAACGCACTTAACACATTTATCCAGAGGGTCACCAGAACAATCCCGTCAATGAAGCCCCATGAGCCACGGAAGTACGCATTGGGAGTCCAGAAGAAACCGTCGGCGATAACCTTGATGAGTGCTTCTATGGAGAACAAGATGGCGAAGCCTAGATCGGTGTATGTGAACCAGTCTCTATCAGTTTGGAAGTTGACAGCCTGATAGATCGGGGTAGTTATGCAAGCGAGGATAACCATTGCCACTATAGCAGCATAAACAACAGCAGTAAAGGTATACCAGACGGGTTTATATGGGTCAACACCCTCCACGCGCTGAGACCCTCGACCCGGTCCTACCATGCGCTGGCAAAGCCTTCGAACCGGGTTATCCGGCTTGAACAAGAATAAGGACGTGTTGTACGTAGGATGGCGTATTAAGTATTCTCGCTGCTCtcgctttctttgctgctccGCCGAAACCACCTCGCGAACCATCTCCTGAGGGCCCAGTTCTTCATAAGCCCGTGAGATTTTCAGCTTGGAATAGAATGGATTAGGTTCTCGGCGCAGAACCGACGACGTGACCGAAGTCCAGAGGCGTGAAAATACGCCAGGCTCAACGAGCCCTTCCGCTGTGGTTGCGGTTCTCGCGATTGAAGCTTCCTCGCGGCGCTGGTTTTCAGGCATCTCTTCGTCGAGAAATTCACGAACAACGGCATCTTTCAAGAGCATATCTAGCGCTGCGGGGCCATGGTCGAGCGGGTCTTTAAAGCGAGCCGAACCTCGTCCGAGCTTGAGGATTTTGGAAAGAGACAAGTTTCCTTGAGATGCACTGCCGACTTGCTTTTGCTCCAGAAACGCTCGGACCTGGTGAAGCCGTTTTTCATCCTCTGATACGTCGAAACTTTCCTGGATGACTGCAATGAACATATTCAGAACGATAAAGTTGGCCACAATAAACCACAAAATCACAAATGTTGCTGAGATCCAGGCCGTATTGAAGCTGTATGTGTATGAGGTGACGTTGTAAAGGGTTTCTGTCCAGTTCTCGCTGGATAGTATTATATACATTCCAAGGAATGAGTTGTATAGGTCAGAGAAAGTGATCTCAATCGTACctccgtcgtcatcctctcgCGGAATCTGACTGCGGAAGAGTTGCGTTGCAAATATAGAGGCGAGGAATGTGATGAGAAACACAAAGAGGATCAGGTTCAGTAGACCAACGGCATTGCGAAAGACGAGCGTGATGAGATTCCTTGTGACGGCAAATGCTAGAACGACTCGATAGAATCGGAGGATTTGAAAGACGGTAAGGATATCATAAGTTCGTTTAGAGTTCCTAATAGCAGGAACTTGAATGATGCAGGTGATTATTGCAAGTGCCAAATCGACCCAGTTGCGGCGGCTCTGATGGAATTTGCGCCAATCCGATATGAATCGCAGTAAAATCTCGCCGAGTAAAGCAACTGTGACGACAATCTCGCAATTGTCAATGAGCTGGACCCGACCATCACCCATGCTAGAGCTCCTCTGGGCTTGCATAACAAGGTCGAAAATGATGACGGCAATCCAGAACCAATACGTCGCGTCATAGATGCGCTTCAACGTGCTAACTTTGCGGGaagactcctcctcctcctcggacGCCTCAATCTTTTGAGATGCAAAAGCGCTTCGCTTGCTTTCTTCACGAATGACCTGGAAAGAGTGGGTTATAACAGCAACCAACAGATTCACCATCCACAAACTCAAAATCACAAAGCCGCAGGCGAAGAAAAGTGCAGCTACAAGGTAATCGCTGTCAGTGGTGTTATAGAGGATATCAGTGAAGGTGTTGGAGCTCATTATGACAAATACGAGTTCGAGCGAATGCAAGATGTCATCGAAACTCATGGTCGTATTGTAAGGATTGCCTCCTTCGACACATATCGATCCTTGAGGACAAATAAACCCTTTGGGTTTCGAGTCGCTTTCAAATCCATCGGAAGAATACCATGGCCTCTGAGTGCCTGTTTCATCAAGCCAGCCACCACAGAACTGAAGTGTCCCGAACGGATCATTCATGGTGAAGTTTTGCTCGCCGTATTCCTCTCCAAGCCAGACGCATGTTCTCCGGAAACTCGACTT
Protein-coding sequences here:
- the cch1 gene encoding calcium channel protein CCH1 (transcript_id=CADANIAT00001458); translation: MASNSHDRGSSDENDIADHSIPLQDLTGPQERGRRLSRVGSRLFSGRSLTERGRPYERLSEDSPVEHGGHTTGSHSAEGANQFNVEDPGAFAAAMSSVGLGLEVSGFQHSQPSASHLAAHTRDESESDMEFVRIDSVDPHEAEHYLSPSEIYPDTTPLTSIRHVQPISGASITPSGSQDPSNAPSVRFDDSQMGSRLGDDLHNMESGYSGRRRAESVSKDGGRSLSPSVSGSALLRASSMMKSVSQRVVNLSNEPEVVERSLSRDSHKSSRMEAPPSLPSLTDYAHDAPSSSSLNEQSAREKSVNSKAWKGLSNPLRGKALGFLGPDNALRMWLCDILVHPLTEPFILVIIVVQTILLTIESAQSEWSHPRLPHWGLNRMDYPYFVIFIIYTVELIAKILVSGLFFNPTEYSTIDRSKGITTALMEKGKNLITPQRQFSIRKSSAQPEPQQASIIRTFTGGLNQLEQQLADDPLQKRRIRLAHRAFLRHSFNRLDFVAVLAYWVSFVLNLGGVENTHQLYVFRMLSCLRILRLLALTSGTSVILRSLKKAAPLLVHVAFLIGFFWLLFAIVGIQSFKSSFRRTCVWLGEEYGEQNFTMNDPFGTLQFCGGWLDETGTQRPWYSSDGFESDSKPKGFICPQGSICVEGGNPYNTTMSFDDILHSLELVFVIMSSNTFTDILYNTTDSDYLVAALFFACGFVILSLWMVNLLVAVITHSFQVIREESKRSAFASQKIEASEEEEESSRKVSTLKRIYDATYWFWIAVIIFDLVMQAQRSSSMGDGRVQLIDNCEIVVTVALLGEILLRFISDWRKFHQSRRNWVDLALAIITCIIQVPAIRNSKRTYDILTVFQILRFYRVVLAFAVTRNLITLVFRNAVGLLNLILFVFLITFLASIFATQLFRSQIPREDDDGGTIEITFSDLYNSFLGMYIILSSENWTETLYNVTSYTYSFNTAWISATFVILWFIVANFIVLNMFIAVIQESFDVSEDEKRLHQVRAFLEQKQVGSASQGNLSLSKILKLGRGSARFKDPLDHGPAALDMLLKDAVVREFLDEEMPENQRREEASIARTATTAEGLVEPGVFSRLWTSVTSSVLRREPNPFYSKLKISRAYEELGPQEMVREVVSAEQQRKREQREYLIRHPTYNTSLFLFKPDNPVRRLCQRMVGPGRGSQRVEGVDPYKPVWYTFTAVVYAAIVAMVILACITTPIYQAVNFQTDRDWFTYTDLGFAILFSIEALIKVIADGFFWTPNAYFRGSWGFIDGIVLVTLWINVLSALSSERGVSRAIGAFKALRALRLLNFSDSAKNTFHSVIIVGGWKVIAAALVSMSFLIPFAIYGVTLFNGQLMECNDDGIAGSLDACVGEFMSSPFNWDVLAPRAVSNPWYDFDNFGNSLFILFQIVSQEGWTAVQSSVMSITGLGRQPETFAAPENGLFFVVFNLLGAVFVLTLFTSVFMRNYTEQTGVAFLTAEQRSWLELRKLLRQVSPSKRRSSEKSTSWKQWAYRVAYKKHGRWAKCVTTVLVLHLILLVIEYYPENYLWNLARDGLFFLFNFVYIANVLLRLVGLGWHRFSTSSWDMYALLVVPSTVITSILNFTSYEQRKTIEVLNKLFLVAITLLLIPRNNQLDQLFKTAAASFTSIGNLLATWFVMFLVYAIAMNQAFGLTKFGGNENGNINFRDIPRALILLFRTSCGEGWNELMEDFATMEPPLCTAITDGFFGNDCGSKGWARALFISWNIISMYIFVSLFVSLIFESFSYVYQRSSGLYVISREELRRFKQAWAEFDPEGTGYITKEQFPRLLRELTGIFEVRIYQGDFMVPRILDECRVDKRDSLLAHRRVVEGVDLDKLAKIIRKIPVNTVRERRKRLNELYEEVLVSADPRYGITFHSCLMILAHYNVISDSKSLRLEEFLRRRAKLQRVEEAVRRNTVIGFFKTLTATREFRRKIEHKRSARMTFVPQFNVPEIYVDDELQEDQQSQDGPLGSARSSGAEPSMLSPTSTGRGEAGPSQLPRINTNVGDRMNSEASSPSEWSNISISLSPGRERAHTTSSYDPPSFSEGASATSEHSRHHSAMAVQDVMQSLGDSAWGESIRRSFTQRRPRERPRDET